From Anopheles coluzzii chromosome 3, AcolN3, whole genome shotgun sequence, the proteins below share one genomic window:
- the LOC125907476 gene encoding uncharacterized protein LOC125907476 — MDCAICSSTITKDPVLCCGNLPYSKCKAAFHPECIKIAAACVKEMARNRGLCWMCEKCRESRADFVSFISGLMCDLKNEMINELFHELDKRFTHLPSSKLPSTKPTNTASSAPKQTGIPTTSLLTVNAYHTDPDNIESSTPESVKLDTISRTHPSERTETSITEFSHPALHIGTSNDLTMNSAIQFIPAPEPKTWIFITRVAPKVTEESMKTFIQGRLNCTNCSVKRILPNGRDPNALTYISFKVGVPSELKEIALSPTTWPCGFVYREFNFRPRAPKISTPYSGFTLRTALSSISCSGTCENKHYSPGHEFHQHYHITTAVYFLLDLYRGHTNKRCINNRTANKCCWQLFRITFFTQTITCPRRHDVSLKDPFYIFYQNARGLRTKNTECFTSTAISEWDGIVLTET; from the coding sequence ATGGATTGTGCCATCTGCTCTTCTACCATCACCAAGGATCCGGTTCTCTGCTGTGGAAATTTGCCTTATTCGAAATGCAAGGCTGCGTTTCATCCAGAATGCATTAAAATTGCTGCAGCTTGTGTCAAAGAGATGGCCCGTAATCGTGGCCTTTGCTGGATGTGTGAAAAGTGTCGTGAATCTAGAGCCGACttcgtttcttttatttctggTTTGATGTGCGATCTGAAAAATGAGATGATAAATGAACTGTTTCATGAGCTAGATAAAAGGTTCACTCACTTGCCTTCATCCAAATTACCATCCACTAAACCTACAAATACAGCTTCAAGTGCACCAAAGCAAACTGGTATCCCCACTACAAGTTTATTAACCGTTAACGCATACCACACTGATCCTGACAATATAGAGTCATCCACGCCTGAATCCGTTAAACTAGACACTatttcacgcacacacccatcAGAGCGTACTGAAACGTCGATCACTGAATTCTCTCACCCAGCTCTTCACATTGGCACTTCTAACGACTTAACCATGAACAGCGCTATACAGTTTATACCAGCACCAGAACCAAAAACATGGATTTTTATTACGAGAGTTGCACCAAAAGTTACCGAAGAAAGCATGAAAACATTTATTCAAGGGAGATTGAATTGCACTAACTGTTCCGTGAAACGTATTTTGCCCAACGGCCGCGATCCAAACGCTCTCACATACATATCATTTAAAGTTGGTGTCCCTTCTGAACTAAAAGAGATCGCGCTCTCTCCCACGACTTGgccgtgtggttttgtttacagAGAGTTTAACTTTCGCCCACGCGCTCCCAAAATATCCACACCATATTCGGGATTCACCTTACGCACCGCTTTATCCTCAATCAGCTGTTCGGGAACCTGCGAAAACAAACACTACTCACCAGGACATGAATTTCACCAACACTATCACATCACCACAGCCGTCTACTTCTTACTCGATCTCTACCGCGGTCATACAAACAAACGCTGCATCAACAACAGAACCGCAAATAAATGTTGCTGGCAACTCTTCCGGATCACCTTTTTTACACAAACAATAACGTGTCCGCGCCGACACGATGTATCACTAAAGGATCCTTTCTATATTTTCTATCAAAATGCTAGAGGTTTACGCACAAAAAATACCGAATGCTTTACCAGTACAGCTATTTCCGAGTGGGATGGGATCGTTCTCACCGAAACCTGA
- the LOC125907307 gene encoding uncharacterized protein LOC125907307, with the protein MIEEKPTSSGTKQNIAQSEQRTTMAKFDMEPFNKGLMQWARWVKRFEGAMSVFEVKSNNKKAMLLHYMGVDSYNLLCDHISPEEPEDKTYEQIVKCLDELFDPKPLEMVELWKFRQRLQTEGETVMEFITALQKVAANCDFGQYLTKALRNQLVFGVRNPRIRNRLIEERNLTLEKAKQIALAMEAAGDGAEVLNSRSAEVLNSRGAEVKEVNIVSNTTKKNVECYRCGESHFAYVCKHKRTVCKKCGKIGHLQRVCRTNNRSKSVRLIDEQHQDSEENEEVNSILINNLYQNANHTAKIYITLKVNNTKIQFEVDSGSPFSIISMNDKQRWFKDIPIRESDIKLQSYCGGSIKLFGTISVIVENAKTKLTLFVVESKRGPIVGRTWMRDLKFDWNELLNQHG; encoded by the exons ATGATCGAAGAGAAACCAACAAGCAGTGGTACAAAGCAGAACATCGCACAGAGTGAACAACGCACCACAATGGCAAAATTCGATATGGAACCTTTTAACAAAGGGCTCATGCAATGGGCCCGCTGGGTGAAACGCTTCGAAGGAGCAATGTCGGTATTTGAGGTTAAAtcgaataataaaaaagccaTGCTTCTGCATTACATGGGTGTTGATTCATACAATTTATTGTGTGATCATATTTCTCCGGAAGAACCAGAAGACAAAACATACGAACAAATAGTGAAGTGTTTGGATGAGCTGTTCGACCCGAAACCCCTCGAAATGGTGGAACTATGGAAGTTTCGTCAACGACTTCAGACTGAAGGCGAAACTGTAATGGAGTTCATCACGGCTTTGCAAAAAGTGGCGGCTAATTGTGATTTCGGGCAATATTTGACAAAGGCGCTCAGGAACCAGCTAGTTTTTGGTGTACGGAATCCAAGAATACGCAACCGGCTGATTGAAGAAAGAAATCTAACACTGGAAAAAGCTAAGCAAATTGCTTTAGCCATGGAAGCCGCCGGAGATGGCGCTGAAGTGCTGAATAGCAGAAGTGCTGAAGTGCTGAATAGCAGAGGTGCTGAAGTGAAAGAAGTAAACATCGTGAGCAACACAACGAAGAAAAACGTCGAGTGTTATAGATGTGGAGAATCACATTTTGCATATGTATGCAAGCACAAAAGAACCGTCTGCAAAAAGTGCGGGAAAATTGGACATTTGCAGCGCGTCTGTCGCACGAACAATAGAAGCAAAAGTGTGAGGTTAATTGATGAACAACATCAAGACAGCGAGGAGAACGAAGAGGTAAACTCAATTTTGATCAACAATTTATACCAAAATGCAAACCATACCGCAAAAATATACATAACACTAAAAGTCAATAATActaaaattcaatttgaagTAGATTCAGGATCCCCGTTTTCTATTATCAGTATGAACGACAAACAAAGATGGTTTAAAGATATCCCTATTAGAGAATCAGATATAAAATTACAAAGCTATTGTGGAGGATCTATAAAGTTATTTGGTACAATTAGTGTTATAGTGGAAAAtgctaaaacaaaattaacactATTTGTGGTAGAGTCTAAAAGAGGACCTATTGTAGGAAGAACATGGATGCgagacttgaaatttgattggaACGAATTATTAA ACCAACACGGTTAA